The following proteins come from a genomic window of Pichia kudriavzevii chromosome 1, complete sequence:
- a CDS encoding uncharacterized protein (PKUD0A01070; similar to Saccharomyces cerevisiae YGR113W (DAM1); ancestral locus Anc_3.458), with protein sequence MRELTPQTPQTPQRHRKRSSGCAFPISSPYTGKSPLPMPVLLPGQYRLGSSVSSEYTNGEAEYDSEENKRRMVVFERPEEGSGNIVPEVGSLLEDMPFFNEERAELFLETASKLSLRTKQLKRTNDTVVELNESLGAYLFGLYQNAWCVNMNESISLETMNKLDKMKKLQKEVEELRQQLAKKNEKSKKDTRPTLSSARLRGNIARTPSSSLVDRLTQIKRKSRGIASNAQQEQQPAQKKRTFLRAGSRTPLFKSRKSSRPVLSGGDRNGMGLQLSDALKYQVSRGEVSDDSLSSVGDTSEVQTLSSIRLNRFNNGLRVSNGNPVLDHYWRSRLPQNKDWQVKHRKPFR encoded by the coding sequence ATGAGAGAACTCACCCCACAGACACCACAGACACCACAGAGACATAGGAAGCGGTCTTCAGGGTGTGCGTTCCCTATATCCTCACCGTATACAGGAAAGTCACCGTTGCCCATGCCTGTTTTGCTTCCCGGACAGTATCGGCTAGGATCTTCAGTGTCATCAGAGTATACCAATGGGGAAGCAGAGTATGATTCGGAGGAAAATAAGCGACGTATGGTTGTATTTGAGAGACCAGAGGAAGGGTCCGGCAATATAGTTCCCGAAGTTGGATCTCTATTGGAAGACATGCCGTTTTTCAACGAAGAACGAGCAGAGttgtttttggaaactGCTAGTAAGCTCAGCTTAAGGACCAAGCAGCTAAAACGTACCAACGATACCGTTGTGGAACTGAACGAAAGTTTAGGAGCTTACTTGTTTGGACTCTATCAGAATGCTTGGTGTGTCAATATGAATGAAAGTATCAGCCTCGAGACAATGAACAAGCTGGacaagatgaagaaattacaGAAGGAAGTCGAAGAGTTAAGACAGCAATTGGCCAAAAAGAACGAAAAAAGTAAGAAGGATACCAGGCCCACACTCTCTAGTGCCAGACTTAGGGGGAACATTGCTAGAACGCCGTCTTCAAGCCTCGTGGATCGTCTCACTCAGATTAAAAGGAAATCTAGAGGAATTGCTAGTAATGCTCAACAAGAACAGCAACCGGCACAGAAGAAACGCACATTTTTAAGGGCAGGTAGTAGGACGCCACTCTTCAAGAGTAGAAAGAGCAGTAGGCCTGTTTTAAGTGGTGGTGATCGAAACGGCATGGGGTTGCAGTTATCTGATGCACTCAAGTATCAGGTTAGTAGGGGGGAAGTCAGCGATGACTCGTTGAGTAGTGTTGGCGATACGAGTGAGGTCCAAACGCTAAGTAGTATCAGGCTGAACAGGTTCAATAACGGGCTCCGTGTATCTAACGGGAATCCCGTGCTGGATCACTATTGGAGATCGAGATTACCGCAGAACAAGGATTGGCAAGTTAAGCATCGTAAGCCTTTCAGATGA
- a CDS encoding uncharacterized protein (PKUD0A01080; similar to Saccharomyces cerevisiae YER026C (CHO1); ancestral locus Anc_3.513), protein MSLRSSLKKPVSNKTSIPDASALSDSESDPISVSNVKTQLKRRSSSMSSIFSLHEDPLPPPEEHEIRAFADDERHLSFVRNLHMADCITMLNGFSGFYAIISCLRFTLTSQTHYLQRAIFFTFLGLFFDFFDGKVARLRNKSSLIGQELDSLADLISFGVAPAAIAFCSGMQTTADCLNLVFMVLCGLGRLARFNVTVARIPTDKSGKSKYFEGLPIPTSLWLVSLLSVLIKYDMVGENLPLGILWKDTPYEWHPLASLYAIQGCLMISKSIHIKKP, encoded by the coding sequence ATGTCTTTGAGATCCTCGCTGAAGAAGCCTGTATCCAATAAGACCAGCATTCCCGACGCTTCGGCACTGTCTGACTCCGAATCAGACCCAATTAGTGTCTCCAATGTAAAAACTCAGCTCAAGAGGAGATCTTCGTCAATGTCTTCTATTTTCTCCTTGCACGAAGACCCATTGCCGCCGCCAGAGGAGCATGAAATCAGGGCATTTGCAGATGACGAGAGACACCTCTCATTTGTTAGAAATTTGCACATGGCAGACTGTATCACCATGCTTAACGGATTCTCAGGGTTCTACGCCATCATCTCCTGTCTTAGATTCACATTGACCTCCCAGACTCACTATTTACAGAGGGCCATCTTCTTCACATTCCTCGGTCTATTCTTTGACTTCTTTGACGGGAAAGTTGCAAGATTGAGAAACAAATCGTCTCTGATTGGACAAGAATTGGACTCGTTGGCCGATTTGATCTCTTTTGGTGTGGCTCCAGCTGCAATTGCGTTTTGCTCAGGTATGCAAACAACAGCAGACTGTTTAAACTTGGTGTTTATGGTGCTGTGCGGTTTGGGTAGATTGGCTAGATTCAACGTCACTGTTGCCAGAATCCCAACAGACAAAAGTGGAAAGTCCAAGTACTTTGAAGGCTTGCCAATCCCAACCTCTCTATGGTTGGTGTCATTACTCTCGGTTTTGATTAAGTACGACATGGTGGGAGAAAATTTACCTCTGGGCATTCTATGGAAAGACACTCCTTACGAATGGCATCCACTGGCTTCTCTCTATGCCATTCAGGGCTGCTTGATGATCAGTAAGTCCATCCATATCAAGAAGCCTTAA
- a CDS encoding uncharacterized protein (PKUD0A01090; similar to Saccharomyces cerevisiae YLR027C (AAT2); ancestral locus Anc_2.420), which produces MSRGFFTENITQLPPDPLFGLKARFSNDSRENKVDLGIGAYRDDNGKPWILPSVRLAENLIQNSPDYNHEYLPIGGLADFTSAAARVVFGGDSKAISQNRLVSIQSLSGTGALHVAGLFIKRQYKSLDGTSEDPLIYLSEPTWANHVQIFEVIGLKPVFYPYWHAASKTLDLKGYLKAINDAPEGSVFVLHATAHNPTGLDPTQEQWMEILAAISAKKHLPLFDCAYQGFTSGSLDRDAWAVREAVNNDKYEFPGIIVCQSFAKNVGMYGERIGAVHIVLPESDASLNSAIFSQLQKTIRSEISNPPGYGAKIVSKVLNTPELYKQWEQDLITMSSRITAMRKELVNELERLGTPGTWRHITEQQGMFSFTGLNPEQVAKLEKEHGVYLVRSGRASIAGLNMGNVKYVAKAIDSVVRDL; this is translated from the coding sequence ATGTCCAGAGGCTTCTTTACTGAGAACATTACGCAATTGCCACCAGACCCTTTGTTTGGTCTTAAGGCCAGGTTCAGCAATGACTCACGTGAAAACAAGGTCGATTTAGGTATTGGGGCATATAGGGACGACAACGGTAAGCCATGGATCTTACCATCTGTCAGGTTGGCCGAAAACTTGATTCAGAACTCCCCAGACTACAACCATGAGTACCTACCAATCGGTGGACTTGCTGATTTCACTTCTGCTGCGGCAAGAGTTGTATTTGGAGGCGATTCTAAAGCCATTTCGCAAAACCGTCTTGTCTCCATCCAGAGTTTGTCAGGTACAGGTGCCTTACATGTTGCTGGTCTATTTATCAAGCGCCAATACAAGTCTCTTGATGGCACTTCCGAAGACCCTCTAATATATCTATCGGAACCTACATGGGCCAACCACgttcaaatctttgaagTTATTGGTCTCAAGCCTGTATTCTATCCATATTGGCATGCCGCAAGCAAGACCTTGGATCTGAAGGGCTACTTAAAGGCAATCAACGATGCTCCAGAAGGGTCGGTTTTTGTATTGCATGCAACGGCTCATAACCCTACTGGTTTGGATCCAACACAAGAACAATGGATGGAGATTTTGGCCGCTATAAGTGCCAAAAAGCATCTGCCATTATTTGATTGTGCATATCAGGGTTTCACCTCCGGGTCTCTAGATAGAGATGCTTGGGCTGTTCGGGAAGCTGTCAACAATGACAAGTACGAATTCCCGGGAATTATTGTCTGTCAATCGTTTGCGAAAAATGTTGGCATGTATGGTGAACGGATTGGTGCAGTTCATATTGTTCTACCTGAATCAGACGCTTCCCTAAACAGCGCCATCTTCTCCCAATTGCAAAAGACAATCAGATCGGAGATTTCCAATCCACCAGGATACGGTGCAAAGATTGTGTCTAAAGTTTTGAACACTCCGGAACTTTACAAACAGTGGGAGCAAGATTTGATCACCATGTCTTCGAGAATCACTGCAATGAGAAAGGAGCTAGTAAATGAGCTCGAGCGTCTTGGAACCCCTGGCACTTGGAGACACATCACCGAGCAACAGGGTATGTTTTCCTTTACTGGTTTGAACCCGGAGCAGGTTGCCAAGCTAGAGAAGGAGCATGGTGTTTATCTTGTTCGTAGTGGACGTGCAAGTATTGCAGGCCTCAACATGGGGAACGTCAAGTATGTTGCCAAGGCCATTGACTCTGTCGTGAGAGACCTTTAG
- a CDS encoding uncharacterized protein (PKUD0A01100; similar to Saccharomyces cerevisiae YDR527W (RBA50); ancestral locus Anc_1.20), protein MDILGDIVEHETSVPKPPSVPSSSSKGFPQATAKRPSRWRQRLQEKGLSSMSGEVSGGDQDDGKFYTVDNDTNLKKFKDDGERRLDYSGLSEEERVHQENIEILARMSNKDREEAKQELLDNLDPKVLEMLMKRSMRKYGKPGEKGLCEEYQQTKEASMFDPVEGAAGTWVGGEHELDKTIPTATVENTASSHCSPAGSCSDNLKSSLMKSKTMASSSPVGNSASSEKKIRFSKEAKVIYLDQSKQVTLETPEDDEWEDVSDVKSPSLTPLVDDDAAPPLEDAIQLAEQSVHDVVRTKSGIHFPKPRQPYEELDINDPNFNDKLYEKYFPDLPKNPKQLEWMENSNTRIPDEIAYDSLESVRFDFKGEIITSDNIDRYLGENQGLYNHSKNPELPGYTLTELAHYLRSTYPGQVCIACRTLGRIMYKLGTLEYQVNEVGPTAEDNGNGIAKESGKEGQFEIECWKLIDTLQIIPLLQSYSSDKQKNLSIKNYAIDALWLWKKGGGDGKMKKFITQSQ, encoded by the coding sequence ATGGATATTCTTGGAGATATTGTGGAACATGAGACGAGTGTTCCAAAGCCTCCATCTGTGCCCAGTTCAAGCTCGAAGGGGTTCCCGCAAGCCACGGCAAAACGGCCATCCAGATGGAGACAGAGGTTGCAAGAGAAGGGTCTGTCGTCGATGTCGGGCGAGGTTTCTGGAGGGGACCAGGATGATGGTAAATTCTACACTGTAGATAATGACaccaatttgaagaagttcaaaGACGACGGAGAGAGAAGACTCGATTATTCTGGGCTATCGGAGGAGGAAAGAGTTCACCAGGAGAACATTGAGATTTTGGCGAGAATGTCGAATAAGGACCGTGAGGAGGCTAAACAGGAGTTACTAGACAACTTGGACCCTAAGGTTTTAgaaatgttgatgaagaggtCCATGAGAAAGTACGGGAAACCTGGGGAGAAGGGACTTTGTGaagaatatcaacaaaCCAAGGAGGCCTCTATGTTTGATCCCGTGGAAGGTGCTGCTGGTACTTGGGTTGGTGGAGAGCACGAACTCGACAAGACGATACCAACTGCGACAGTCGAGAATACTGCTTCATCGCACTGTTCGCCAGCAGGATCTTGTTCtgataatttgaaatcGTCGCTTATGAAGTCAAAGACTATGGCTAGTTCGTCTCCGGTTGGTAACTCTGCATCATcggagaaaaaaatacgGTTCTCCAAAGAGGCTAAAGTAATTTACCTTGATCAATCCAAACAGGTGACATTGGAAACTCCCGAAGACGATGAGTGGGAGGATGTCAGTGATGTGAAATCACCTTCATTGACTCCACTTGTTGACGATGACGCGGCTCCCCCATTAGAGGATGCAATCCAGTTAGCAGAACAATCTGTTCATGATGTGGTCCGCACAAAGTCAGGAATACATTTCCCTAAGCCCAGACAACCCTACGAAGAGTTGGACATCAATGATCCAAATTTCAACGATAAACTATATGAGAAATATTTCCCTGATTTACCCAAGAATCCTAAACAGCTCGAATGGATGGAAAACTCTAATACTAGAATCCCTGATGAAATTGCCTACGATTCATTAGAGTCAGTACGGTTTGATTTCAAGGGAGAAATCATCACCAGTGATAACATCGATAGATATCTTGGAGAGAACCAAGGACTTTATAATCACTCCAAGAATCCCGAGTTGCCCGGTTACACACTAACGGAACTAGCACATTATCTACGTTCAACATACCCAGGACAAGTCTGTATTGCATGTAGAACCCTGGGTCGAATTATGTACAAATTAGGAACACTGGAATACCAAGTCAATGAAGTGGGCCCTACAGCTGAAGATAATGGGAATGGAATTGCCAAGGAAAGTGGAAAAGAGGGGCAATTCGAAATCGAATGTTGGAAATTAATAGATACATTACAAATCATTCCACTCTTACAATCATATTCCTCTGACAAGCAGAAGAACCTATCAATTAAAAATTATGCAATTGATGCCCTTTGGTTATGGAAAAAAGGTGGTGGTGATGGCaagatgaaaaagtttATTACTCAGTCACAGTAG
- a CDS encoding uncharacterized protein (PKUD0A01110; similar to Saccharomyces cerevisiae YNL250W (RAD50); ancestral locus Anc_1.110), with translation MSSIYKLSICGIRSFSDESQETIQFSKPLTLIVGTNGSGKTTIIECLRYATTNELPPNTKTGASFINDPNLHSSNETKAQIKLAFQNTKRVNLILSKSLMAIKNPRTKTISFKTKENQLMAIHHGEKQTISSKVADIENLIPQHLGVSKAILNYVVFCHQDESLWPISESAVLKKKFDEIFDSSKFIKILENVKTMTKDINATIKLINNNVEHLKNDKVRAASKRKSIGILQSRIRENQAVMDEKQSQIDELTLKLQKVYTSNQDYERTISKIESLEQDKKNMLKNIESLKLTTDLLNRPKEILLDELANFENVLSNQAKQCETLQHYIDDNNSKIVKLRNELNQTLVQSGNLKSLHEKYLENLQKRDDMMGEFTHQLAIDDISQFDSKLSSELSRLSTLYNQKKSDYEQLTKEISDKLLSLQFAKSNESKHLQYLSTDKENLYRRMQEFESRYENITGHQTKLKSLKAKLDSEIEKLKKLKTSNEIHTLNMKIDEKNNELISMEIKLENLQRKLKESRISIDIHTKLKILKDLNNSSSRDLNSSLANVTKEFPDLSKDTLGDSFESNMKTLDTEINRKRSELETQKFRRSKSKIDYDVSLASLGEKQEQIKSYETQFLHLNDQYKSIYGDNLTLEKYENIMDDIELDYNDEFQQSKEIQFLSGYYTKAKKSADEDHNCLLCRRKFNDSDPKDQERLSAFSGLLTVRLNRLSSREGFEENVKRKELFLNSLRDFKSNALKLLHIKKEEIPKLSHKIEEQKRSLLQYDETINKIELDLEEKRGQLKKMKILEHDVSVFKHHSEAIKERELEIERLQQTIEESGMFEDTEELERQNSLLYKALKDTRNGIESLKLNRDAKQRRNTEIEKGIDQMKLSINELELKSLDKLNIEKAIEEIKSQIKDIEKSFTLSQDKIVELDSSIAEYESQLKNQNIIKQDDLSKIQNQVEELEKIKKHFSQIDEEIKGYIDNNIEAKLSEADEKIDRINSQITQLSFENEKKSAELKRLEAAVSDSSHQERNIRANLNLIQFEEDIVSLDDQIDQLDIKKAYAHRSEYLSTTAQLQEQQKQYQRELATKLGETTQLERQVTDIADEIERDYKDIDKRYMIEYAKLQTKLAMATDLTTVYKSVDNGVMEYHQTQMAKINNILDELWKKTYTGNDVETIMIKSDPIQGKKKSDTMATNNRSYNYRVVMIKNGTELDMRGRCSAGQRVLASIIIRIALAECFCLNFGMIALDEPTTNLDDENIESLARALHSIIRERAVQRNFQLIIITHDEKFLRCMNAVDFTDHYYKVIRDERLNSTINKVSIATVTE, from the coding sequence ATGTCTAGTATCTACAAGCTATCGATATGTGGGATCAGGTCTTTTTCAGACGAATCTCAAGAGACCATCCAGTTTAGTAAACCATTGACGCTAATTGTTGGTACAAATGGATCAGGTAAAACGACAATAATCGAATGCTTAAGGTatgcaacaacaaatgaGCTGCCTCCAAACACCAAGACAGGGGCGTCCTTTATCAATGACCCCAATCTACATAGCTCTAATGAGACAAAGGCCCAAATCAAGTTGGCATTTCAGAATACCAAACGCGTCAATCTTATATTGAGCAAGAGCTTAATGGCTATCAAAAACCCAAGGACGAAGACAATTAGcttcaaaacaaaagagaacCAATTAATGGCTATACATCACGGTGAGAAGCAAACCATCAGCTCTAAGGTTGCAGATATCGAGAACCTAATACCTCAACATTTGGGCGTCTCCAAAGCTATATTAAACTATGTTGTTTTCTGCCATCAGGATGAGAGTCTTTGGCCCATCAGTGAATCTGCCGttctaaagaaaaaatttgatgaaatattcgattcttccaaattcatcaaaatcttaGAAAACGTGAAAACAATGACCAAAGATATAAATGCAACTATCAAAttaatcaacaacaacgttgaacatttgaaaaatgacAAGGTTAGAGCTGCtagcaaaagaaaatcaattggTATACTTCAATCTAGAATAAGAGAAAATCAAGCTGTGATGGACGAGAAGCAATCGCAAATTGATGAGCTCACTCTCAAATTACAAAAAGTTTACACTTCTAATCAAGATTATGAAAGAACAATCTCCAAAATCGAGTCACTTGAACaagacaagaaaaatatgCTCAAGAATATCGAAAGTCTGAAACTAACAACGGATCTCTTGAATCGCCCCAAGGAGATCCTCCTAGATGAGTTGGCAAACTTTGAGAATGTTTTATCGAATCAAGCCAAGCAATGCGAGACGTTACAACATTATATTGATGAtaacaattcaaaaattgtaaaattgagaaatgaGTTGAATCAAACACTTGTTCAAAGCGGCAATCTGAAAAGTTTGcatgaaaaatatcttgaaaACTTGCAAAAACGTGATGATATGATGGGCGAATTCACTCATCAATTGGCGATCGACGATAtttctcaatttgattcaaaGTTATCATCTGAATTGAGTAGACTATCAACTCTGTACAACCAAAAGAAATCAGATTATGAACAATTGACTAAGGAGATTTCAGATAAATTACtttctttgcaatttgctaaatcaaatgaatctAAACATTTACAATATCTATCCACTGATAAGGAGAATCTATATAGAAGGATGCAAGAGTTTGAGTCCAGGTATGAGAATATCACAGGACATCAAACAAAGTTGAAGTCCTTAAAAGCTAAACTCGAtagtgaaattgaaaaattgaagaaattaaagacctcaaatgaaattcatACAttaaacatgaaaattgatgaaaaaaataatgaacTCATATCAATGGAGATTaagttggaaaatttgCAGAGAAAACTAAAGGAGTCAAGAATATCAATTGACATACACACAAAgctgaaaattttgaaggaCCTCAATAATTCATCTTCTAGAGACTTAAATTCTTCACTTGCCAATGTCACAAAAGAATTCCCTGATCTATCCAAGGATACACTAGGGGATAGCTTTGAATCCAATATGAAAACCTTGGACACTGAAATCAATAGGAAAAGGTCTGAGTTGGAAACCCAGAAATTCAGGAGAAGCAAGTCAAAAATTGACTATGATGTGTCATTGGCTTCATTAGGTGAAAAACAGGAGCAAATTAAATCTTATGAGACACAATTCCTTCATTTGAATGACCAGTACAAATCGATTTATGGAGATAATCTCACTCTCGAAAAATACGAAAATATAATGGATGATATAGAACTCGATTATAATGATGAGTTCCAGCAATCTAAGGAAATCCAATTTCTATCTGGATATTATACAAAGGCTAAAAAAAGTGCAGATGAGGATCATAATTGCCTATTATGTCGCAGGAAATTTAACGACTCTGACCCTAAAGATCAAGAACGACTATCTGCCTTTTCAGGCCTATTGACAGTAAGACTCAATAGACTATCTTCAAGAGAAGGATTTGAGGAGAATGTCAAGCGGAAAGAACTTTTTTTAAACAGTTTACGAGATTTTAAAAGTAACGCTTTGAAGTTGTTACATATtaaaaaagaggaaattcCCAAACTTTCCCATAAGATTGAAGAGCAGAAACGATCTCTCCTTCAGTATGATGAAACCATTAATAAAATTGAGTTAGATTTAGAAGAGAAGAGAGGTCAACtcaagaaaatgaaaattttagAGCACGATGTTTCGGTTTTCAAACATCACTCAGAGGCTATTAAGGAAAGAgaacttgaaattgaaagattgCAGCAGACCATTGAAGAGTCTGGAATGTTTGAAGATACAGAGGAACTAGAAAGACAAAACTCCTTACTGTATAAAGCTTTAAAAGATACCAGAAATGGAATAGAATCCCTGAAATTAAACAGAGATGctaaacaaagaagaaacacaGAAATTGAGAAAGGCATTGACCAAATGAAGCTTTCCATCAATGAGCTAGAGCTTAAATCTCTTGATAAACTTAATATTGAGAAAGCTATcgaagaaatcaaatccCAAATTaaagatattgagaaaTCATTCACATTATCTCAAGACAAAATCGTTGAACTAGATTCCAGTATTGCCGAATACGAATCACAACTAAAGAACCAAAATATAATTAAACAAGATGATTTGTccaaaatccaaaatcaggtggaagaattggaaaaaattaaaaagcATTTCTCccaaattgatgaagaaatcaaaggtTATATTGATAACAACATAGAGGCCAAACTAAGTGAGGCagatgaaaagattgatAGGATAAACTCTCAAATAACGCAGCtaagttttgaaaatgagaagaAAAGTGCAGAATTGAAACGTCTTGAGGCGGCAGTTTCTGATTCTTCTCACCAGGAACGTAATATTAGGGCAAATCTCAACCTTATTCAATTTGAGGAAGACATTGTATCGCTTGATGATCAAATAGACCAACTAGATATTAAAAAAGCATACGCACATAGGAGTGAGTATCTTTCAACAACCGCTCAATTACAGGAACAGCAGAAACAGTATCAACGAGAACTAGCTACTAAACTTGGTGAAACCACGCAATTGGAGAGACAGGTGACCGATATTGCCGATGAAATAGAGAGAGATTacaaagatattgataagaGATACATGATTGAGTATGCCAAACTTCAGACCAAGTTAGCAATGGCCACAGACTTAACTACTGTTTATAAATCAGTTGACAACGGTGTTATGGAGTATCATCAAACGCAAATGGCCAAGATAAATAACATCTTGGATGAACTATGGAAGAAAACTTATACCGGTAATGACGTTGAGACAATCATGATCAAGTCGGACCCTATCCAGggcaagaaaaaatcgGATACCATGGCAACTAATAACAGATCTTATAACTACAGAGTAGTGATGATAAAAAATGGTACTGAGTTAGACATGCGAGGAAGATGTTCTGCTGGTCAAAGAGTTTTGGCTTCTATCATTATAAGGATAGCACTGGCTGAATGCTTCTGCTTGAATTTTGGTATGATTGCCCTTGATGAGCCTACGACTAAtttagatgatgaaaatattgaaagtttAGCTAGAGCGCTTCATTCAATTATCCGAGAAAGGGCAGTCCAGAGAAATTTCCAGTTGATTATCATTACCCACGACGAGAAGTTTCTACGGTGTATGAATGCGGTTGATTTCACTGATCATTATTATAAAGTTATTCGGGATGAAAGGTTGAACTCCACTATAAACAAAGTTAGTATAGCTACTGTGACTGAGTAA